In Salvelinus alpinus chromosome 20, SLU_Salpinus.1, whole genome shotgun sequence, a genomic segment contains:
- the LOC139546815 gene encoding 2-oxoglutarate receptor 1 → MASENRDNKTPECFPVDDYIKGYYLPIMYGIIFVVGLVGNVTSIIIYVVRLRPWKSSSIIMVNLALADLLYVLCLPFLVHYYIHDDWIMGEVMCRIVRFSFHFNLYGSILFLTCLSVFRYVVVVHPLKAAQVQRTSWGVIACLAVWFISVLEIIPMVYMITVKKTENNMTSCLDFASNDPEEVWVYGWLLTVLGYLLPLVVVCLSYVRVACELAGGPHEGRPNRVRARRLTVLILVVFVLCFTPFHILRALRVYTQMEAQRPVPCMLLIGVNAAYTISRPLAGLNTFFNLALYTLAGDKFHQAVLGLLRWRPQFLKTKRPIMVAVISQPGSNSMSQANVLKS, encoded by the coding sequence ATGGCTAGCGAAAACAGGGATAATAAGACTCCTGAATGTTTCCCAGTGGATGACTACATAAAGGGATACTACCTTCCGATCATGTATGGGATCATATTTGTAGTGGGGCTTGTGGGTAACGTCACCTCAATCATCATCTACGTGGTCAGGCTGCGCCCATGGAAAAGCAGCAGCATCATCATGGTGAACCTTGCCTTGGCAGACCTCCTGTATGTTCTGTGTCTGCCCTTCCTGGTCCACTACTACATCCACGACGACTGGATCATGGGCGAGGTCATGTGTCGCATTGTTCGCTTTAGCTTCCACTTCAACCTGTACGGCAGCATCCTCTTCCTCACCTGCCTGAGTGTATTCCGCTATGTGGTCGTGGTCCACCCGCTGAAGGCAGCCCAGGTGCAGAGAACGAGCTGGGGTGTGATCGCCTGCCTGGCTGTGTGGTTCATATCTGTGTTGGAGATTATACCCATGGTTTACATGATCACTGTGAAGAAGACTGAGAACAATATGACATCATGCCTGGATTTTGCTAGTAATGATCCAGAAGAGGTATGGGTCTATGGCTGGCTACTCACTGTCCTGGGCTACCTACTCCCCCTAGTGGTGGTGTGCCTGAGTTACGTCCGTGTTGCATGTGAGCTGGCCGGTGGGCCACATGAGGGCCGTCCGAACAGGGTGCGTGCCCGCAGGCTGACTGTGCTGATCCTGGTTGTGTTTGTGCTATGCTTCACACCCTTCCACATCCTCCGCGCCCTGCGGGTGTACACCCAGATGGAAGCCCAAAGGCCAGTGCCCTGTATGCTGCTGATAGGGGTCAATGCAGCCTACACCATTTCCAGACCCCTGGCAGGGCTCAACACCTTCTTCAACCTGGCTCTGTACACGCTGGCTGGAGACAAGTTTCACCAGGCGGTCCTTGGCCTCCTCCGCTGGAGACCCCAGTTTCTCAAGACCAAGAGGCCCATCATGGTGGCGGTGATCAGCCAACCAGGCAGCAACAGTATGTCACAGGCTAACGTGCTAAAGAGCTGA